The Oceanispirochaeta sp. M1 genome has a window encoding:
- a CDS encoding uroporphyrinogen decarboxylase family protein, giving the protein MEKSKGLIMTRKERLMAAIRGEKVDRPPVSFYELDGLTQDVTDKDPFNIYTDPTWQPLIDLTIKKSDRIVLKTVNFLNTAPDPLEELTSIKEFYNDKGSFCRTTTIKAGKKILTQRTARDKDVDTIWTLEHFIKDIEDFKEWINLPVSEFSGEVDVSSVIKIEEALGDSGIVCLDMGDPLCEAASLFDMGEYTIMALTEPELFHKALEKISRLILKRTEAIARALPGRLWRIYGPEYACPPYLPPRLFREYVVRYDKPIIDIIRKYDGYPRMHLHGNLKSVLDDVVSTGCIGLDPVEPPPQGDVSLRYLREKYGDKLVLFGNLELSDIEIMGEGDFELKVREALGSGPSDSGSGFILMPSASPIGRNISPSTLENYKKMIEITEQLST; this is encoded by the coding sequence ATGGAAAAAAGTAAAGGGCTTATTATGACCAGAAAAGAGAGACTTATGGCTGCTATACGGGGAGAGAAGGTCGATAGGCCTCCCGTCTCTTTTTATGAGCTTGATGGATTGACCCAGGATGTTACAGACAAAGATCCCTTTAATATCTATACAGATCCAACCTGGCAGCCCCTGATTGATCTGACGATTAAAAAATCAGACAGGATTGTGCTGAAAACTGTGAATTTTCTGAATACAGCTCCCGATCCTCTGGAAGAATTGACCAGTATAAAAGAGTTTTATAATGATAAGGGATCTTTTTGCAGGACAACCACAATAAAGGCAGGAAAGAAGATACTGACTCAGCGTACTGCCAGAGACAAAGATGTCGATACAATCTGGACGCTGGAGCATTTCATAAAGGATATTGAAGACTTTAAAGAGTGGATTAATCTACCTGTGTCTGAGTTTAGCGGAGAGGTGGATGTCTCTTCAGTTATTAAGATTGAAGAAGCTCTGGGAGATTCGGGGATTGTATGCCTGGATATGGGTGATCCCTTGTGCGAGGCCGCTTCACTTTTTGATATGGGAGAATACACAATTATGGCTTTGACTGAGCCGGAGCTTTTTCACAAAGCCCTGGAAAAGATAAGTCGACTGATCTTAAAGAGGACAGAAGCAATAGCCCGGGCTCTGCCGGGGCGGCTCTGGCGGATCTATGGTCCTGAATATGCCTGTCCTCCCTATCTTCCACCCCGTCTATTCAGGGAATATGTGGTCCGTTATGATAAACCAATCATTGATATTATCAGGAAATATGATGGATATCCACGAATGCACCTACATGGAAATTTGAAGTCAGTCCTCGATGATGTTGTCTCTACGGGATGTATAGGTTTGGATCCCGTTGAACCTCCTCCCCAGGGGGATGTCTCCCTAAGATACCTGAGAGAAAAATATGGGGACAAACTTGTTCTCTTTGGGAATCTGGAACTCAGTGATATAGAGATAATGGGGGAGGGCGATTTTGAACTAAAAGTGAGAGAAGCCCTTGGATCCGGACCGTCAGACTCTGGCAGCGGATTTATTCTCATGCCCTCGGCCTCTCCCATCGGGAGGAATATTAGTCCTTCTACTCTCGAAAACTATAAAAAAATGATTGAGATTACTGAGCAACTCAGTACATAA
- a CDS encoding HD domain-containing phosphohydrolase, producing the protein MTNKKNVILFFFCINAVTIYSEVNVSHRFLILHSYSSKNSWSHNINNGILDTLKQDFPEACYNVEFMDTQFSKSKYFYDAFYKLITDKYRWMKFDGIIVSDDNALHFIMKYGNQGFPAVPVIACGINDYNYEFQNPNLKSIILERPDYWGNLHQILKIFPETASIHLILGSDLADKTYQNFKLLQEKSYSSSIDFSIMTHRCFPKLKNSVACLPDNSVLFLAPYSIDGRNNLYSEGKAEQELSDISNNPIFVGWDNQLGTGVLGGSVIDSYRMGTVAMKTMTGYLLEGKAKQFITNYEDMYKTIYDYEVLSKFGIDSSLLPDDAILINKEPSFLYIHGLSFALVILIFVLLGQFLYTTVRGLKRVKIINVQKEEIIQLGEEFIETQNQIITTLGEVIEKRSKETSTHVKRVSEISGFIAWKLGMSEDHIQNLKAASPLHDIGKIGIPDSILQKPGKLTPEEFEIIKTHTTIGRDILSNSDRILFQTARTIAYSHHEFWDGTGYPDGLQGYEIPLLARITAVADVYDALISNRHYKKGWDQPRVLKYLKRESGKQFDPILVKVFLENIDEINRINIEVDSQYAAPTETK; encoded by the coding sequence ATGACTAATAAAAAAAATGTAATACTATTCTTTTTCTGTATTAATGCCGTGACAATTTACTCTGAGGTCAATGTATCTCACCGTTTTTTGATTCTTCACTCTTACTCATCTAAAAACTCATGGTCCCATAATATCAATAATGGAATCCTTGATACCCTTAAACAGGACTTTCCGGAGGCCTGTTATAATGTGGAATTTATGGATACACAGTTTTCAAAAAGCAAATATTTCTATGATGCTTTTTATAAATTGATAACTGATAAATATAGATGGATGAAATTTGACGGCATAATTGTATCAGATGACAATGCCCTTCATTTCATAATGAAGTATGGGAATCAAGGTTTTCCAGCTGTTCCTGTTATCGCCTGTGGGATCAATGATTATAATTATGAATTTCAGAATCCAAATTTGAAGAGTATCATACTGGAAAGGCCGGATTACTGGGGAAATCTGCATCAGATCCTAAAAATATTTCCAGAGACAGCTTCTATTCATCTCATACTTGGTTCCGATTTAGCAGATAAAACTTATCAGAATTTTAAGTTGTTACAAGAGAAATCCTATAGCAGTTCCATTGATTTTTCTATTATGACTCATCGCTGTTTCCCCAAATTGAAGAACTCAGTTGCTTGTCTACCAGATAACAGTGTGTTGTTTCTGGCTCCCTATTCAATTGATGGCAGAAATAATCTCTACTCAGAAGGAAAAGCAGAGCAGGAGCTTTCCGATATTTCGAATAATCCTATCTTTGTCGGATGGGATAACCAATTAGGTACAGGGGTTCTCGGGGGCAGTGTCATTGATTCGTATCGAATGGGAACTGTGGCCATGAAAACAATGACCGGGTACCTTCTGGAAGGTAAAGCGAAACAGTTTATTACCAATTATGAAGATATGTATAAAACAATTTATGACTATGAAGTTTTAAGTAAATTCGGCATAGATTCATCATTACTGCCTGATGATGCGATCCTTATTAATAAAGAGCCTTCTTTTCTATATATACATGGGCTTTCTTTTGCTTTGGTTATTTTAATATTCGTCCTGCTTGGGCAGTTTTTGTATACCACCGTCAGGGGGCTGAAAAGGGTGAAAATCATTAATGTTCAGAAAGAAGAAATTATCCAACTTGGAGAAGAATTCATAGAAACTCAGAATCAGATTATTACAACCCTGGGTGAAGTTATCGAGAAAAGATCTAAAGAAACCAGCACTCATGTTAAAAGGGTTTCAGAAATATCCGGATTTATTGCCTGGAAACTGGGGATGTCTGAAGATCATATTCAGAATTTGAAAGCAGCATCCCCTTTGCATGATATTGGAAAAATCGGTATTCCGGACAGTATTCTTCAAAAGCCCGGAAAGCTGACGCCTGAAGAATTTGAAATCATAAAGACACATACAACCATTGGCCGGGATATTCTTTCAAACTCAGATAGGATCTTGTTTCAAACCGCTCGAACCATAGCCTATTCCCACCATGAATTCTGGGATGGTACAGGCTATCCTGATGGATTGCAGGGATATGAAATCCCTTTGCTGGCCAGAATTACAGCAGTAGCAGATGTCTATGATGCTCTTATTTCAAATCGTCACTATAAGAAGGGCTGGGATCAGCCTCGTGTATTAAAATACTTGAAGAGAGAAAGTGGTAAACAATTTGATCCAATACTGGTTAAGGTCTTCCTGGAAAACATTGATGAGATCAATAGAATCAATATTGAAGTTGATAGCCAGTATGCTGCCCCTACAGAGACTAAATAG
- a CDS encoding sensor domain-containing diguanylate cyclase, whose amino-acid sequence MSETDINDQLNDLVRLSFLTEMGKAISSSSTVNKTMHAVMKHVGIIFAPTYWSLLLRNPKTGTLKFEIVVGSGVEQMRGQTIPCGQGIVGWIAENGEALIVEDVKRDKRFSSDMDELNHFNTESIIGVPLKNGKRVFGVIELINKIDGKPFTALELQLLTTIADFAAIAIEKAYYMKALKRIATVDSLTGLNNRRSFIRYYEKESDRCKRTERFFSVMMIDIDGFKKINDNFGHKKGDSVLISVADFLREHLRAADMPCRYGGDEFAILLPDTVLHDAELLKTRLLSKLDDMNKKQTIQIGLSIGVYESDGRSLNEIMHMADMNMYKEKNRKSEMTISDMPEHLEEIIESEDNEIQQ is encoded by the coding sequence ATGAGTGAAACTGATATTAATGACCAGCTGAATGATCTGGTGCGGCTTTCATTTCTTACGGAGATGGGAAAGGCAATCAGCTCATCCAGTACAGTCAATAAAACAATGCATGCTGTGATGAAGCATGTCGGAATAATATTTGCGCCCACATACTGGTCACTGCTGTTGCGTAATCCTAAAACGGGGACATTGAAATTTGAAATTGTTGTCGGAAGTGGAGTGGAGCAGATGCGGGGGCAGACCATACCCTGTGGTCAGGGCATTGTAGGCTGGATAGCAGAAAACGGTGAAGCCCTGATAGTCGAAGATGTCAAACGTGATAAGCGCTTCTCTTCGGATATGGATGAATTGAATCATTTTAATACAGAGTCCATTATCGGAGTTCCTCTGAAAAATGGAAAAAGAGTTTTTGGGGTCATTGAACTTATCAATAAGATTGATGGAAAGCCCTTTACAGCACTGGAACTGCAGCTGTTAACTACAATCGCCGACTTTGCAGCCATTGCCATAGAAAAAGCCTATTATATGAAAGCCCTTAAAAGGATTGCCACAGTAGATTCTCTGACAGGGCTAAATAATCGCCGTAGTTTCATCAGATATTATGAGAAAGAATCTGATCGCTGTAAAAGGACTGAACGTTTCTTCTCTGTGATGATGATTGATATAGATGGTTTTAAGAAGATTAATGATAATTTCGGCCATAAAAAAGGTGATAGTGTATTGATTTCAGTAGCAGATTTCCTTCGTGAACATCTCAGGGCTGCTGATATGCCCTGCCGCTATGGGGGAGATGAGTTTGCTATTCTATTGCCTGATACTGTCTTACATGATGCTGAACTGCTCAAGACCCGCCTGCTTTCAAAGCTTGATGATATGAATAAAAAACAAACCATACAGATAGGACTCAGTATAGGGGTTTATGAATCAGACGGCAGGAGTCTCAACGAGATAATGCATATGGCCGATATGAATATGTATAAGGAAAAAAATAGAAAATCCGAGATGACAATCTCTGATATGCCCGAGCACCTTGAGGAAATTATTGAGTCGGAAGATAACGAAATCCAACAATGA
- a CDS encoding response regulator transcription factor: MKILIAEDDLYTRMGLQEILKGEGYETVCAENGEEAYELYLREQPDLLCLDIMMPIVNGYDLCKKIRKQNQQVPVIFISAKTEEIDKVVGLELGADDYIVKPFGVREVIARVKAVLRRSTPAAETEGESFPFGEITISPETLTGTVQGREIEFSPREMKLLNYFHQNKGKVLSRDQLYDYGWGMEYLPSSRSLDQFISQLRKKIEDDPVHPSLIITIPTAGYKYP, from the coding sequence TTGAAAATACTGATTGCCGAAGATGATCTATACACAAGGATGGGTCTACAGGAGATCCTCAAGGGTGAGGGTTATGAAACCGTATGTGCAGAGAATGGAGAGGAGGCATATGAGCTTTATCTCAGAGAGCAGCCGGATCTTCTCTGTCTGGATATAATGATGCCCATTGTTAACGGCTATGATCTGTGTAAAAAAATAAGGAAGCAGAATCAGCAGGTTCCTGTTATTTTCATAAGTGCCAAGACAGAAGAGATTGATAAGGTTGTGGGCCTGGAACTGGGTGCTGATGACTATATTGTAAAACCATTTGGTGTGAGAGAAGTGATTGCCCGGGTAAAGGCAGTCTTAAGAAGAAGCACCCCTGCCGCAGAAACAGAAGGAGAAAGTTTCCCCTTCGGGGAGATAACCATAAGCCCGGAAACATTGACGGGCACAGTTCAGGGCAGGGAAATTGAGTTTTCTCCCAGAGAAATGAAACTGCTTAACTACTTTCATCAGAATAAGGGAAAAGTACTCAGCCGGGACCAGTTATACGATTATGGCTGGGGAATGGAATACCTTCCCAGCTCCCGCTCTCTGGATCAATTCATATCTCAGCTGAGAAAAAAAATTGAAGATGACCCGGTCCATCCCAGCCTGATTATCACAATACCTACCGCCGGGTATAAATACCCCTGA
- a CDS encoding cell wall metabolism sensor histidine kinase WalK, which translates to MKRRLLLTFILIIFMPITVMTVMAVSSYRGTKQQIITEHQEEAAAVLLSNARLLQNRLNQIETELNETLLDPSLPHQELRNEMNSKRLVRQAFIIDSSNTFLYPLKEGEISERENDFIIEAEGMELASNLRARSSHSENRSIESHWYTWFMGDGINFISYRIEEGTVKGFLIERYALISQLINVLPVAQGTDESFRIQLTDARGDVLYQWGDYSVGETVEPLQEYSLKEPLGSWRLFYYHNPAINSETDLSAFSMIPVIALFTILMLLLAIYFYRENTREMRIARNQVSFVNQVSHELKTPLTNIRLYSELLQNLLTEPKEQAYLDVIVQEGSRLGRMINNVLTFSRGERGELKKNIEKTDINNLITETLNKFKPLLKEHAILYEFEEIELPLIETDRDMVEQILVNLIGNSIKYGRSGKYLGIRTEVDEKNCTILISDKGPGIGDSEKNNIFQPFYRIDNSLSQNSSGTGIGLSIARTLAVESGSILKLEKSTTGACFSLTIPIKEVNN; encoded by the coding sequence GTGAAAAGAAGGCTCCTTCTTACATTCATACTCATTATATTTATGCCCATCACCGTCATGACGGTGATGGCTGTTTCAAGCTATAGGGGTACGAAACAGCAGATTATCACTGAGCATCAGGAAGAGGCTGCGGCAGTTCTTTTAAGCAATGCCCGCCTGCTCCAGAACCGCCTTAATCAGATTGAGACAGAGTTGAACGAGACTCTCCTTGATCCGTCCCTTCCCCACCAGGAACTGCGGAATGAGATGAACAGCAAGAGGCTTGTGAGGCAGGCCTTCATTATTGATTCTTCCAATACCTTTCTATATCCCCTCAAAGAGGGAGAAATCAGTGAGCGGGAAAATGATTTCATTATTGAAGCGGAGGGCATGGAACTGGCTTCCAACCTGCGCGCCCGTTCTTCTCATTCTGAAAATAGATCTATTGAATCTCACTGGTACACCTGGTTTATGGGAGATGGAATCAACTTCATATCCTACCGAATTGAAGAGGGAACTGTAAAAGGGTTCCTTATTGAACGATATGCCCTTATATCCCAGCTGATCAATGTTCTGCCCGTAGCACAGGGGACAGATGAAAGCTTCAGAATCCAACTGACCGATGCCAGGGGAGATGTATTGTATCAATGGGGAGATTACAGTGTCGGTGAGACGGTTGAGCCCCTGCAGGAGTATTCTCTCAAGGAACCCCTTGGTTCCTGGCGGCTGTTCTATTACCACAATCCGGCAATTAACAGTGAAACAGATCTAAGCGCCTTTTCCATGATTCCTGTCATAGCACTGTTCACAATTCTCATGCTTTTACTGGCTATCTATTTTTACAGAGAAAACACAAGAGAAATGAGAATAGCCCGGAACCAGGTAAGTTTTGTGAATCAGGTGTCCCATGAGCTGAAAACGCCCCTGACAAATATCAGACTCTACTCAGAATTATTACAGAATCTGCTTACAGAACCGAAGGAACAGGCCTATCTCGATGTCATTGTTCAGGAAGGGAGCAGACTGGGCAGAATGATCAATAATGTCCTGACATTCAGTAGAGGAGAACGGGGTGAACTGAAGAAAAATATTGAGAAAACAGATATTAATAATCTGATAACAGAGACCCTTAATAAATTCAAACCTCTACTGAAAGAACACGCCATACTCTATGAATTTGAAGAAATCGAACTCCCCCTGATAGAGACAGACAGGGATATGGTAGAACAGATTCTTGTAAATCTCATTGGTAATTCCATCAAATACGGCAGGTCTGGAAAATACCTGGGCATTAGGACTGAAGTGGATGAAAAAAACTGTACCATACTTATCAGCGACAAAGGCCCCGGGATAGGGGACTCAGAGAAGAACAATATATTTCAACCCTTCTACCGCATAGATAATTCATTATCCCAGAACAGCTCAGGTACAGGCATCGGACTGTCCATTGCCAGAACACTGGCAGTAGAATCGGGTTCAATTCTTAAACTGGAGAAATCGACGACTGGTGCCTGTTTTTCTCTGACCATACCCATCAAGGAAGTTAACAATTGA
- a CDS encoding VWA domain-containing protein gives MKSSRLIKGIMLLVIFSSAVMAQAQSVELNVSVTNSWLIADENQKTYLKVGLTGFELTGNTERTASNIAIVMDKSGSMDGDKIEKAIEAAMLAVDILGENDILSIITYSDYVDVLLPATKVSNKLSIKRKIASIKSGGSTALFAGVSKGADELEKFLDRNKVNRVILLSDGLANVGPESPAALGDLGSSLKRIGISVTTIGLGLGYNEDLMTRLAQKSDGNHAFVENSRDLSRIFEYEFKDILSVVAQDVTIEIECKEGFHPVRILGREADVIGNKVYTSLNQLYSNQEKYFLIEVEVDPFAEGESVDIADVQMTYSNMATRKKETLTGSGVITFTRNDKVVEDNIDREAMVNVVTQIAAEKSEEALRLRDEGNIEEAKAVLNASSDYLKEQSEILSAPELAGYGAEYEEDAESIDDEEQWNATRKKMKDDQFELQNQQSY, from the coding sequence ATGAAATCTTCCAGATTAATTAAAGGGATTATGCTTCTAGTAATTTTTTCTTCTGCTGTTATGGCTCAGGCCCAGAGTGTTGAGCTCAATGTATCTGTCACCAATTCATGGCTGATTGCCGATGAAAACCAGAAAACATATCTTAAAGTCGGCTTAACAGGATTTGAACTGACTGGAAACACAGAACGAACGGCTTCTAATATTGCGATCGTCATGGACAAGTCGGGCTCCATGGATGGTGATAAGATTGAAAAAGCCATCGAAGCCGCCATGCTGGCCGTAGATATTCTGGGTGAGAATGATATTTTATCAATTATCACCTACTCCGACTATGTAGATGTTCTGCTGCCTGCAACCAAAGTCAGCAATAAACTCTCTATTAAAAGAAAAATTGCCTCCATTAAATCGGGAGGCAGCACAGCACTGTTTGCGGGTGTCAGCAAGGGTGCCGATGAACTTGAAAAATTCCTTGACAGGAATAAGGTGAACAGGGTTATTCTTCTTTCCGACGGTCTGGCCAATGTAGGCCCTGAAAGTCCTGCAGCCCTGGGAGACCTGGGTTCCTCGCTGAAAAGAATCGGAATATCTGTCACAACCATAGGGTTGGGATTAGGATACAATGAAGACCTTATGACCCGCCTGGCTCAGAAGAGTGACGGGAACCATGCATTTGTAGAAAACTCAAGAGACCTCAGCAGAATCTTTGAGTATGAGTTTAAAGATATTCTGTCTGTAGTCGCTCAGGATGTTACTATTGAGATAGAGTGTAAAGAGGGATTTCACCCCGTAAGGATTCTGGGAAGAGAAGCTGATGTCATAGGTAATAAGGTCTATACTTCTTTGAACCAGCTTTACAGTAATCAGGAAAAGTATTTTCTGATAGAAGTGGAAGTGGATCCTTTTGCAGAAGGAGAATCTGTGGACATAGCCGATGTACAGATGACTTACTCCAATATGGCCACAAGAAAAAAAGAGACCCTCACAGGTTCCGGAGTCATCACTTTCACAAGAAACGATAAAGTTGTGGAAGACAATATAGATAGAGAAGCAATGGTGAATGTGGTAACCCAGATTGCAGCGGAAAAGAGTGAAGAAGCTCTCCGTTTAAGGGATGAGGGAAACATTGAAGAAGCAAAAGCTGTCCTCAATGCCAGTTCGGATTATCTTAAGGAACAGTCAGAAATATTGTCAGCACCGGAACTGGCCGGTTATGGAGCCGAGTACGAGGAAGATGCAGAATCCATAGACGATGAAGAGCAGTGGAATGCCACAAGAAAGAAAATGAAAGATGACCAGTTTGAGCTGCAGAACCAGCAGAGTTATTAA
- a CDS encoding amidohydrolase: MKRIIIKNASAIVSCDSDDHIYKDCDILIEGPKILKIEENIEDSEADIISGKGKFIYPGLVNTHHHFFQTFVRNLMAVDYPNITVIQWLNEIYEIFKMIDSDAIYYSSLTAMTDLIKHGCTTAFDHQYCFPNTTDKKLVDRQMEAASLLGIRYHAGRGANTLPREEGSTIPAEMLETTDEFLSDCERLIDLYHNPDPFSMSQIVIAPCQPINCYKETFIESARLARDKNVLLHTHLGEGENELMLQRWGKRTLDWCEETGFIGPDVWYAHGWELLPEEYKIMADSGTGLSHCPAPATLGGFPILDIPGMQKAGMKLSLGCDGSATNDSSNLLDSLRMAYLMQCFHSKERGGSPSPYQMLKIASADGAKMMGRNDLGSLEAGKAADLFMVDMSRLEMAGTTHDPANLLARAGVTGEVYLTMINGKVVFREGELIGIDEKRLFNEAEKSCNSSIRDRCSAYKNT, translated from the coding sequence ATGAAACGAATTATTATTAAAAATGCATCAGCCATTGTCAGCTGTGATTCTGATGATCATATCTATAAAGACTGCGATATTCTGATCGAGGGACCGAAGATCCTGAAGATTGAAGAAAATATAGAAGATTCTGAAGCTGATATAATTTCAGGTAAAGGCAAGTTCATCTATCCGGGTCTCGTAAATACACATCACCACTTCTTCCAGACATTCGTTAGAAACCTGATGGCTGTGGATTATCCTAATATCACCGTAATTCAGTGGCTGAATGAAATTTATGAAATTTTCAAAATGATAGATTCAGATGCTATCTATTACTCCTCCCTTACCGCGATGACAGATCTTATAAAGCATGGCTGTACGACAGCTTTTGACCATCAGTACTGCTTTCCAAACACTACAGATAAAAAACTGGTGGACCGTCAGATGGAAGCCGCCTCCCTTCTGGGCATCCGCTATCATGCAGGACGTGGAGCCAATACTCTCCCCAGGGAAGAAGGCAGTACGATCCCCGCAGAAATGCTTGAAACCACGGATGAGTTTCTTTCAGACTGTGAAAGGCTGATTGATTTGTATCACAATCCTGACCCCTTCAGCATGAGTCAGATAGTCATAGCACCCTGTCAGCCGATAAACTGTTACAAAGAGACATTTATAGAATCTGCTCGACTTGCCAGAGACAAGAATGTCCTTCTCCATACACACCTGGGAGAAGGAGAAAACGAACTGATGCTGCAGCGCTGGGGAAAACGGACTCTGGACTGGTGCGAAGAGACTGGTTTTATAGGACCCGATGTATGGTATGCACACGGCTGGGAACTGCTGCCGGAAGAATATAAAATAATGGCAGACAGCGGCACAGGGCTTTCTCACTGTCCGGCACCTGCCACTCTGGGAGGGTTTCCTATTCTGGATATCCCCGGAATGCAGAAAGCCGGGATGAAGCTGAGCCTGGGCTGTGACGGCTCGGCAACGAATGACAGTTCAAACCTTCTGGACAGCCTGCGAATGGCTTACCTGATGCAGTGCTTCCACAGCAAAGAACGAGGTGGCAGCCCGTCCCCCTACCAGATGCTTAAAATCGCCAGCGCCGATGGTGCAAAGATGATGGGACGTAATGATCTGGGCAGCCTGGAAGCAGGAAAAGCTGCGGACCTTTTTATGGTGGATATGTCCCGCCTGGAAATGGCCGGAACCACCCATGATCCGGCAAATCTTCTGGCCAGAGCCGGAGTTACGGGAGAGGTCTACCTCACAATGATAAACGGGAAGGTAGTCTTCAGAGAGGGAGAACTCATCGGAATTGATGAAAAACGTCTTTTCAATGAAGCAGAAAAGTCCTGCAATTCGTCTATTAGGGACAGATGTTCAGCCTATAAGAATACTTAA
- a CDS encoding TetR/AcrR family transcriptional regulator: MKDKRVIRGEETYERILHSSMELISREGISGLTASKLSKEAGISKSSLFHHFKSTKEIPLTVMEVIKGIMLESIYDENIDSVEGIFSSFEKTLFSEDREAQMIGRVFFSLFSEGLFKKEYFDSFKSFQSISISRLSALFMKTKSPGITEEISITISKLIIASLDGLNLHSMLERENKEYIRCWNLQKKMILDYLNNGISKGISG, from the coding sequence ATGAAAGATAAAAGGGTAATAAGAGGGGAGGAGACCTATGAAAGGATTCTCCATAGTTCGATGGAACTTATTTCCCGGGAAGGTATTTCCGGATTAACGGCTTCGAAGCTCTCGAAAGAGGCGGGAATCAGTAAAAGCAGTCTCTTTCATCACTTCAAATCAACGAAAGAAATTCCGCTGACAGTGATGGAAGTCATTAAGGGGATAATGCTCGAATCAATATATGATGAAAATATAGATAGTGTTGAAGGCATTTTCTCCTCTTTTGAAAAGACTCTTTTTTCAGAAGACCGAGAGGCGCAGATGATTGGGAGAGTCTTTTTTTCCCTCTTTTCAGAAGGACTGTTTAAAAAAGAATATTTCGATAGTTTTAAATCATTTCAGTCTATCAGCATCAGCAGATTATCAGCACTGTTTATGAAGACTAAGAGTCCCGGGATTACGGAAGAAATCAGCATCACAATCTCTAAATTGATCATTGCATCCCTGGATGGATTAAACCTCCATTCCATGCTGGAAAGGGAAAATAAAGAGTATATAAGGTGCTGGAATCTCCAGAAAAAAATGATTCTTGATTACCTTAATAATGGAATAAGCAAAGGAATAAGTGGATGA
- a CDS encoding EFR1 family ferrodoxin (N-terminal region resembles flavodoxins. C-terminal ferrodoxin region binds two 4Fe-4S clusters.): MNKISIFYFSGTGNTKYVSHHLAELMKGYSWDSTIVSITKLADDKRDELIKNSDVLILAHPVYGSDMPDQMRDFINFLPDANGQKLGVIATQMMFSGDGSSIMYKVIKKKGYKQNWGYQINMPNNLPLAGSPLFQSADYEVHEKKHLRKARRTLEKLAMNIVNDKRRIGDNTPFHTMLGLSQRPLFQKKMKREYQTGFIADEKCISCMKCVNACPAEVIQYNDKIEFTNTENCQVCFRCLNFCPVSAISQNGKLKEPLYKGPAKEIFKELF, from the coding sequence ATGAATAAAATATCAATTTTTTACTTCAGCGGTACAGGGAACACAAAGTATGTTTCCCATCATCTGGCAGAGTTGATGAAAGGGTATTCCTGGGATTCGACTATTGTATCTATTACAAAACTTGCAGATGACAAGAGGGATGAACTGATAAAAAACAGTGATGTTCTTATTCTGGCCCATCCTGTATACGGCTCAGATATGCCCGATCAAATGAGAGATTTTATTAATTTCCTTCCTGATGCAAATGGACAGAAGCTGGGGGTTATAGCAACTCAGATGATGTTTTCCGGTGACGGATCTTCAATTATGTATAAGGTCATTAAGAAGAAAGGCTATAAGCAGAACTGGGGATATCAGATCAATATGCCAAATAATCTACCCCTGGCCGGCTCTCCTCTCTTTCAGTCAGCAGACTACGAAGTGCATGAAAAAAAACATCTCCGTAAGGCAAGAAGGACCCTTGAAAAACTTGCTATGAATATTGTGAATGATAAAAGACGTATCGGGGATAATACTCCCTTTCACACAATGCTTGGACTATCTCAGAGGCCTTTGTTTCAGAAGAAAATGAAGAGGGAATATCAGACCGGTTTTATTGCCGATGAAAAATGCATCAGCTGTATGAAATGTGTAAACGCCTGTCCTGCCGAAGTAATCCAGTATAATGATAAAATAGAATTTACTAATACTGAAAATTGTCAGGTCTGTTTCAGATGTCTTAACTTCTGTCCGGTTTCTGCAATATCCCAAAATGGCAAACTGAAGGAGCCTCTGTATAAGGGCCCTGCAAAAGAGATATTTAAAGAGCTGTTCTGA